The following proteins are co-located in the Palaemon carinicauda isolate YSFRI2023 chromosome 3, ASM3689809v2, whole genome shotgun sequence genome:
- the LOC137638749 gene encoding uncharacterized protein, translating to MWLSLNLGISVPVKKLKRVEELIKPGVKSKYQERLKMAYDEVRVRETGNLEEEWKLVKENFVGIASDVCGKKVVGGSMRKGSEWWNEGVKVKVEEKKRAFEEWLQSNSIEKYEKYREKKVEVKRKVREAKRAADLRWGQGLGQSYEENKKLFWKEVKRVRKAGARIEETVKDGNGRLLKGEQARKRWAEYFESLLNVEDNREADIIAVPGVEVPVMGDENEREITIEEVRRALDETRVGKASGMDGVKADMLKEGGVTVLEWLVRLFNMCFVLSMVPVDWVCACIVPLYKGKGDVHECCNSRGISLLSVVGKVYGSVD from the coding sequence ATGTGGCTAAGCTTAAATCTTGGAATAAGTGTTCCTGTAAAGAAATTGAAGAGGGTTGAAGAactgataaaaccgggggtaaaaagtaaatatcaggaaaggttgaaaatggcatatgacgaggtgagagtaagagaaactggtaatttagaggaggagtggaagttagtaaaagaaaattttgttgggattgcaagtgatgtatgtgggaagaaggttgttggaggcagcatgaggaagggcagtgaatggtggaatgaaggagtgaaggtaaaagtggaagagaaaaagagggcttttgaagaatggctgcagagtaatagtatagagaagtatgaaaaatatagagagaaaaaggtggaagtaaagcgcaaggtacgtgaggcaaagagggcagctgacctgaggtggggtcagggactgggtcagtcatatgaagagaataagaagttgttttggaaagaagtgaagagagtaaggaaggccggcgcaagaattgaagagacagtgaaagatggaaatggaaggttgttaaaaggagagcaggcaaggaaaaggtgggcggaatattttgaaagtttgctgaatgttgaggataatagggaggcagatataattgctgttccaggtgttgaggtgccagtgatgggagatgagaatgagagagagattacaatagaggaagtgaggagagcactagatgaaacgagagtaggaaaagcatctggtatggatggtgtgaaagctgatatgttgaaggaagggggtgtgactgtacttgaatggttggtgagattgtttaatatgtgttttgtgttgtcaatggtaccagtagattgggtttgtgcatgtattgtaccactatataagggtaagggagatgtgcatgagtgttgtaattcaagaggtattagtttgttgagtgtagttggaaaagtgtatggtagtgttgattaa